In Camelina sativa cultivar DH55 chromosome 17, Cs, whole genome shotgun sequence, the genomic stretch TTCTGCTTCTTGCTGGCAAATCTTGGGTTAACTTATGCTTATTCTCTAGtcttttttatattgaaaaaatattaagtacACTACTCTAAGTGCactataattttatgtatgttgGATTAACTTTGACACTTATGCGTGCTCTATAATTTATAAGTAAATTTAAGTATGTTTCAAATGATTTGGTTTGTTCTACTTCTACCGGAAAATATTTGCTGCTCAACTTAGATGTGGTTTGTTTTGGTGAATAATTTGTTCTGATTCTACCGGCAAATGTTTGGCTTACTTGGGCTTATTTCCAAGTAGCGGCAAATGCTGGGTTAGCTTTATGAAACAGTTAAACACAAAAGTTACACAAtattgttaataatattttcgaAATTGTTTTGGCATTAACTCtcttgtctaatttttttttttgatatatttgttcAATACAATTTATTGTTCTAGAATCTTACATAAGCTTgatcattcttttgttttcagagtAGTCCCTTGTTTTGGAAACACTTGAGACAGTCATCAAACATCTCAAGTAATTAATGACTTGAAAGACATAAAGCCAAGTTCATGTATCTTTGTTGTGTCCAAACTATGAGGCAGTTCTCTCCCTTCTTCACTACCATACCTGTTAGAAGATTTAGTTTGATACATCGCGAGGCATGTCTTAAAAAGTGTCAAATCTAGAACAGAGGATATTATACTACATACATGGTCTCAAATGGGTATTTGATTCTTAGCATTTTAATGATCTCTTACCAATGAGCCACTGAACTCAAATATAAGATTCTTCCTGATGCTTTAAGCTCTTCCATTGCTAAGATTTGTGCAGCAACTACATCGTCTGTGTGCACAAACCCTCCCCTGAAATTTGGATATCTTCCACGAGCCCCTAGTCAACTCAACACAAGATCAGCTCAAACTGACACAAAACTAATGACCATTTGGGAAACTGAAATGTAATTATGAGAGTGATTAGATTATTTTCTTAACCTTTGACAATGgatatatagaaaaattagaGGGGAGCTTGTGGGTGGTGGACTAAGAATTGGACCGATACAAAAAACATAGGGATCACGACAACTAGGTTTAGCTTCTTCTTAGCTGCAATCTTCCAAGCTTCTTTCTCTCCTAAAGTATTTGCGTAGCCATACcaagaaattatatttaagCATGTCCATTCGTTAGGATAGTGTACAAAAATGGGAAATTGTGGCATATAAATaagatgaaaattaaaaatgatcaaCAATGTCACTTTCACCACACTACAAAGATATCTACACGGTAACAAtcaatatacataaatattctTACGTCATAGCTCGATAATGATATAAACAGCAGCGGGTTTGAAAACAGTGTTCCAAGTGAGCTACCTGACTGCGATATCACTGATATGGAACTCGCCAAGTTTAGTGATTTGAAGTTTTTTGCCTATGCGCCGATCAACTTGCGCCACCTCTCGACATCGGTtaatagttaattttatattaagaCAATCTTATTCTAGCTAGTTCACAACTTGTTAGCTTTGTTTTCTGTTTCCCATAATCATGATGAAGATGCTAGAAAGTATGATCCTTGCAGTCTGATCTCCTTTGGATTTTTCATGTGCTTTTAGAGCATTCCTAAAGGAGTGATTTGCTCAAGATTTGGATGTTGGACTTTCTTCAATCTTTATGGTTTTCTCCATTTCCTTTATGCGTTGTTCTTTGTTAGTTTTCGTATCTCTTTATCTCTTCGTGTCCTATCTCTTTTTTACTCTTGTAATGTTGTCTAATtaggaaataaattatatccCCTCAGTCATTCTACAATTTAAGTAATGATGAGTTGAATTTAGTTAGTTAGTTACTATACTTGCATCGTACATAACAGCTGGATCGCATTTATGCTTTTGAAGGCTGCTAATGTGCTAATAGTGAGTAATTGTGACTTGTGAGCGACCAAAAATGAAACGGAGACGACTCTCCATAGTGACATTCTCCACTACCTTAAAGTAGAGAGACTGACACGTTATTTTGTACGGACAGGTGCATGTTTGTCAAGGACGTGACACTACCAGTCCAAAGAAAGAAACTCCACAAGACATATGATGGAGATGATATTATTTCTATTTCATAGTCCAAGATTGATGGGAACATACAAAGTTTGGAATCATTTAGATAAGAGATAACTCGTTTATGTTATGAATAAAATCAATCCATAAGATTCTCACATAAGcttgatatataaattttgtgttttcagAGTAGACCCTTGTCTTGGAAGCACTTGATACAGTCATCAAACATCTCAGGTAATGACCTGAAAGACGTAAAGCCAAGTTGTTAAATCTTTGTTGTGTCCAAACTATGAGGCATATCTCTCCCTTCTTCACTACCACACCTGTTACAAGTTTTTTGATACATCAGAGGCATATTTTAAAAAGTGTCAAATCTAGAGCAGAGGATATAATATATACTTGGTCTCAAATGGGTATAATGGGTATTTGATTATTAGCATCTCAATGATCTCTGACCAATGAGCCATTGAGCTGGAACATAAGATTCTTCTTGATGCTTTAGGCTCTTCCATTGCTAAGATTTGTGCAGCAACTACATCGTCTATGTGCACAAACCCTCCCCTGAAATTTGGGTAACTTCCACGAGCCCCTAGTCAACTCAACacaagatcagctcaaacggACACAAAACTAAGGACAATTTGTGAAACTGAAATGTAATTATGAGAGCGATTAGATTAATTCTCTAACCTTTGACAATGGACAGAAAAATTCGAGGGGAGCTTGTGGGGTTTGGACTAAGAATTGGACCGATACAAAACGTAGGGATCACGACAACTAGGTTTAGTTTCTTCTCAGCTGCCATCTTCCAAGCTTCTTTCTCCCCTAAAGTCTTTGCATAACCATACCAAATCTACATAACATTTTTCAGACATTCACAATCAGAAAATGAATTTCTCAATCTTGACAATGAGGAAAGTTTCTCACTTTTAAGTGTTTGCAGTATTCAAGATCACTCCAATGCGATTCTTTGAGTGGAGAGACTTGTGTAGCGTCAAAACGGTACCGTATTGCGGTTGAAGAAGATGTGAGAACAATCCTCTTCACAGTGTTTCTTGACTTTGCACAAAAGTTCATCACATTCATTATTCCACTTCGATCAGGATCAAATTTCTCCtaaggaataaaaaaataaaaatcaagagTTTCAATGAAAAATGGTCTCAAAACGAAAACGTGAAATGTGGTCTGACCATATTGTTGTTGTCTAGACCAACGGTGGCAACAGAAACTCGGGATGCGATGTGAAAGACTCCATCAACACCATTGACAGCTTCGTCAAAGCTTCCTTCTACCGTTAGATCGGCTTCAAACATCTTCAACCTTTCTTTTGCTCCTTTTAACTCCCACAAGAAACCAaccttttcttcatcttcttgaccgcaagataaaaaaaaattatatatattcaagaatccataaggaaaagaaaaaaaacactgttGGAGCAAAAACCTGAGAATCTTTGTCAAAAATATTAGTACATGAGTCTCTAACAGTTGTTCTTACGGAATGACCCGATTCGAGAAGTGCCTTGATGACGTGAGAGGCTATAAAGCTTGTTCCTCCAGTTACCAAGTACtctgccatttttttttattaggctCTGATTTGGTGTATTGACAGACTAGATCATGCGATTATAtcctctaattttatttttttggatttcagaTGATGTCCAATCCGGGTTAATCTAGTTTATGTTTGACCTTTTTTGTAGTCTTTGAATAATATACTAGTTGTTTACATTATAAATTGGATTAGTATAACTCTAACATTATATTAGCCTTGGGCTTGAAGCAAAGCTAATGAACCAACTTTGGGCTTTTCTAAGTCTCAAAAGAGATTTatgaaatatgataatttaacAGATGAAGCATTGGACTACATATTTGGTAGGGTACTgctaacaaaagaaagagagaatcgaATTAAATCTTCTTAGTAGtgaatatttaaacaaataatttgaacTGATATAATTTGAGAAAGACAATGAACAAAATTAGGAAAACACAagttattaaaaagaaaattgtattaaaaaaaatgagtaacCTATCTGAAATATACTGTTAAATTCTATTTAGTGTATTTCATATTGATATAACACTGTTTATAACGTTTTATGATTCAATCTGAGTAAATTATTTTCGTAGGCAAAAAGTTAACAATAGCATATCGAAGATGTTTTCTTTTACGAGTCTTGATTACAAGATGGTTTAGTTTATGGGAAATAGAGACAAAGATcgataggaataaaaaaaagaacgaaaatATAGTCTCTTTCTTGTCCAACATTTTCTTTAGGCAGAGCTTTGTTTGAGTGAATCCAAAATTAACACAAAGGAAAGTTGaaggaaaaataaaggaaagTTGAAGGAAACTTGTCCTCCGTTGGAACATATATATTCTTCCTAAAAATTTGCAATGTATCTAGTATGCCATTTTGTGGTAAGTTGTTTATCAAGTTACTACTACAAGGAACAAAAGTGCCAGTGCTGAAAGTAGAAATAACAATCGTCAACATCCCCAACCGCCTTAACATTAAAAACCAACAAATAAGAATAAACAACCCAACAGAAAGCAATCCTGCAGGAAGATTAGTTTTATGTAAATGAAAGATTATAAATACCAAACTGTCAAGTAGTTAAAAAGTTGCCGTgtatatattaactttaatttaaaaatatatggttAGCGGCTGGTTGGTCCGACACCCCATTGATTTAGTTATGTATTATTTATCCATTATCCGTATGAAGTTATGAAGTTATGAAGTTATGAAGGACCATTGTTTCATATTATAGAATCGTCTACACGTGGATGGTATATATAGTCCACACCAAGAATACTATTGTCTCTGACTTTGGTGGAGAGTTTAACATAAATGATTAGACGATGATACGTCAACGTAATACCAATCAATATCATTGCTATTGTATCCCACATTCCCACTAACGATATTCAGGCAGTGATATGAGGCGGTTTTGGAGATATCGCCTTCGGATGCAATAATTTTTAAAGCCATAAAAAACAGCTAAACATAAATTCCCACAAGAAAACCATACGTAGCTCCACTCTCTACTAGGAGTACTACAAAACTTGGATACATTGAATCGAGTTTTATTGAGTAGACATNNNNNNNNNNNNNNNNNNNNNNNNNNNNNNNNNNNNNNNNNNNNNNNNNNNNNNNNNNNNNNNNNNNNNNNNNNNNNNNNNNNNNNNNNNNNNNNNNNNNNNNNNNNNNNNNNNNNNNNNNNNNNNNNNNNNNNNNNNNNNNNNNNNNNNNNNNNNNNNNNNNNNNNNNNNNNNNNNNNNNNNNNNNNNNNNNNNNNNNNNNNNNNNNNNNNNNNNNNNNNNNNNNNNNNNNNNNNNNNNNNNNNNNNNNNNNNNNNNNNNNNNNNNNNNNNNNNNNNNNNNNNNNNNNNNNNNNNNNNNNNNNNNNNNNNNNNNNNNNNNNNNNNNNNNNNNNNNNNNNNNNNNNNNNNNNNNNNNNNNNNNNNNNNNNNNNNNNNNNNNNNNNNNNNNNNNNNNNNNNNNNNNNNNNNNNNNNNNNNNNNNNNNNNNNNNNNNNNNNNNNNNNNNNNNNNNNNNNNNNNNNNNNNNNNNNNNNNNNNNNNNNNNNNNNNNNNNNNNNNNNNNNNNNNNNNNNNNNNNNNNNNNNNNNNNNNNNNNNNNNNNNNNNNNNNNNNNNNNNNNNNNNNNNNNNNNNNNNNNNNNNNNNNNNNNNNNNNNNNNNNNNNNNNNNNNNNNNNNNNNaaaaaaaaaaaaaaaaaaaaaatcgttatgCTAATTTTCTTTGTTAACATTAAATAtgtgtggtggtggtggtattACATCTTAAACATGAAAACgccaataaaccaatattacTGATCAACATCCACTGTTATGTACATTATGTATTAAAACTTTTTCTACTGTTAAATTTTGGTAACCTTTGAACTTATTACAAAACCGAACATGCACGTAAGCTACTGAGTCACACATCGTCTCTAgctttttctctccttttagTTTTTTACGTATTCTTTCTAGGCTCGATGAGATGAATTAAAAGAGCAAAGGTGGGTAAAAGTCTTTACCGCCCATAATCATTTGCTCCATAAATGACGTTTGTCTGGCTACAActggaacaaaagaaaaaaaaaaaaaaagcaaaattaaatagaaagaCGAAGCGAGAGAAAAAGAGCGTTGAGGGGCATGAGAGTTTGAGTCCTAACATTAACTCCTCTCATCTGTCCAActttcctctgtttctactTTATATTACAACCCTGTTCTCTCTTTCCTGTCTCCCTCCAAACCTCATCATAGCTATACCAAGAAGAGTACTCTTTCCAAAATGTCTGATATCTCGAGCTCCGTGAAGCTTAAATATGTAAAACTCGGTTACCAATACCTAGTCAACCACTTCCTCACTCTCCTTTTGATTCCATTCATAGCAACCGTCGCCATTGAGCTTCTCCGAATGGGTTCCCAAGAGATTTTCACTGTCTTGTACTCATTCCACTTCGAGGTTCTTCATATCCTTTGTTCCTCTTTCCTTATCATCTTCGTTTCAACCGTTTACTTCATGTCCAAGCCACGCACCGTCTACCTTGTAGACTACTCTTGCTACAAGCCTCCCGTCACGTGCCGTGTCCCGTTCTCTTCGTTCATGGAACACTCTCGCCTCATCCTCAAAGACAATCCCAAGAGCGTCGAGTTCCAAATGAGAATCCTCGAGCGGTCAGGTCTAGGGGAAGAGACTTGTCTCCCTCCAGCTATTCATTACCTCCCTCCAGCTCCAACCATGGAAGCCGCAAGAAACGAGGCCCAAATGGTTATCTTCACCGCCATGGAAGATCTCTTCAAGAAAACAGGTCTCAAACCAAAAGACATCGACATCCTCATTGTTAACTGCTCTTTATTCTCACCAACGCCTTCTCTCTCCGCTATGATTATCAATAAGTACAAGCTCAGAAGTAACATCAAAAGCTATAACCTTTCTGGTATGGGATGCAGTGCCGGCCTTATCTCCGTTGATGTAGCCCGTGACCTGTTACAAGTCCATCCTAACTCCAACGCAGTCATAATTAGCACTGAGATCATTACTCCTAATTACTACAAGGGTAATGAGAGAGCCATGTTGCTCCCAAATTGCCTATTCCGCATGGGAGGCGCCGCCGTTCTTCTCTCTAACCGCAGATCCGACAGGTGGCGAGCTAAGTACAAGCTCTGTCACCTTGTCAGGACTCACCAGGGTGCTGATGACAAGGCGTACTACTGTGTTATGGAGGAGGAAGATAAGGAAGGTAACGTTGGGATCAACTTGTCTAAAGATCTTATGACAATCGCCGGAGAAGCCTTGAAGGCTAACATCACTACCATAGGTAACTAACAATACTATATCGTATAACttaatttattctatatatgaATCATGACCCTAATGCTTGGAttagttcaaacttcaaactcAATGCGTTTACatgaaagataaaatataaaatcattttagttttaaataaaatatttttacaaaatgttAAACGTAATGGGAAGAAAAATTTTCTTAACTATAGGTCCTCTGGTTCTACCCGCATCGGAGCAGCTTCTCTTCCTCTCATCTCTTATTGGACGTAAGATCTTCAATCCAAAGTGGAAGCCGTACATACCAGACTTCAAGCAGGCCTTCGAGCATTTCTGCATCCACGCAGGAGGAAGAGCAGTGATCGACGAGCTTCAAAAGAGTCTGCAGCTGTCAGGAGAACACGTGGAAGCTTCGAGGATGACACTACATAGGTTTGGAAACACGTCTTCGTCTTCATTGTGGTATGAGCTTAGCTACATTGAGGCTCAAGGGAGGATGAAGAGAAGCGATAGGGTTTGGCAGATCGCATTCGGAAGTGGATTCAAGTGTAACTCCGCTGTGTGGAAATGTATCCGTACGATCAAGACACCAACGGATGGACCATGGTCGGATTGTATCGAACGATACCCTGTCTTTATCCCTGAAGTTGTCAAACTATGAATATAAATAGTTTATAAAAAGGTATcggaaaacagagaaaacaaaaaaagcaaaaagatacGACGAATCAATTCATATCTGcgtttactttttcattttgagagtttttttaatttgtttttctttttagttttcaatGATGTGagttgtgaattgtgatttaTCAAATACTACGATTTTATTGTGGTGACAAAGACTATGAAACAAACGGAACAGAGGAAGCAGATTTTAAAGTATTTGGAGTTgtcacaaaatataaaaagtgtcTTTGAGATTGACCAACAAGGGATTTGTAATAAATATGGGTGTAGCGAGGCCATGTGGTCATACAGTTGACATAATTGAAAGCTTACTTAAATCCTAGTTGACTTTACGACACGAGAATTCTGATGAAAACCTTAAAAGTGAATCGTTTTCTAGTTtaactctgttttggttttgatcatatccctatttttttttcttttttcttacaaacTTGTGACTGTGTGTGGTACACGAATGCAACAGGTTAAATGAGctcaatcctaaaaaaaatactactacaTCACATTCAAATTTAAGTCATAGAATCCAAACTAGAAGAACGAAAACTGAAAGTGGAGAACTTTTAAGTCAGGAGTACCCATCTTCAGGTTAGGCAAATTTTTACTACACAAATAATAAACGTCTAATTTGTAAGTTTAGAcctttatttcatttgttttcaattaaaaaaaaaaactttatgagCAGCAATTTCGCTGCCTATGTAGGTTAGCACCGCCAGAAAAATTGGTTCTCGGCTACAAACCCTCTGTTATGAAACCCTTTCTAAGGCTACTCTATGAAAATATTAACTGCTCTAAAATGGGGCGGTATTGCACATGTAAGCCACAAAGTTACGTGTATATTTTAGTTATGCTAAATTAGCATTGCTAATCCATTCCCTATATGACTGTATACTTACATCGTATCATTAGTTCAATGTAGAGCTAATACAATTTCTCcaacattcttctttttttctccaccAACTCTCATTATTTGATGGAAAGCAAAACTGGCATATTAAATTAGTCCATTATTCTAGGACAGACATGAACTAACATGGAATTGTTTTCCCTAAAAAACGTTGAATGAAACTTGTGGGAAGGCGTAAGAGAAATACAGTGTCAGTCTCACACCATAATTTAGAGTGGGATAGGCAACTTGCAACAGGCTTCGGCggttctttaaattttgtaataactAAAAAGCAGCAATTTGTTGTTACGTATCCTGTACGTAGTCGTAGTCTATGCATGTGGTTCATGCTTTTACTCTCTCTACCCAATgcttttattttagtttctgCAGCTGCTTATTACCCCATGCCCATTCCTATATGAATCTGGTGAATAAATTTATCGAAAACTTTGGATGGAAGGTAATCCGTGAAATCTAACGGTGACGTACgtacaactatttttttctttctaaaacttCGTATTTTTAAAGTTCGGTAAATTTCAATGAATcgaatacaaacaaacaaagaaaattttttgaaaaaaatctgaAGGTTATACGAATACAACTCACATAACTAAATTTGACCGGGAAATCAAAAGAGACGgtttaaagtgaaaaaaaatgaatttcttTATTCATAATGAACGACTTAGAGATTCCAAGAAATTGACCCGCTTGAGTGATTTGCAAGTTAGGTTTCTCTAGAATAAACTTGAGCcaaggatttttgtgtgtcttccAAAGTGTCGTTGCTACAAGAAAACAGACAAATAGcgactgcactattagtcactatttagtcgctaaacagtgtGTTACGACTCAATAGTGACTAAAACCAGTAGTCGTGAATCTAGATtcgctaaaataaatagttgtaaaattagtcgctaaatagcgactatattacgactatTTTGCATAGTCGTAAATTTAGTCACAATGTAGTCACCAAATTAGTCATAatgtagtcaccaaatttagtgactaattgatgactaatttatgattatgtatttaaataatattgtatttatacagtattatatatatatatatatattctattctaataataatttatttatttttaaatatatacatatataagttattgaataatggtttgtttttggaatgaattgatattaaaaataaaaaatactatatttattattatgaaaccatgatataaaaaaaactgtattacaaaataaacctaaaaacataatttaaaataagaatacatCATACTactaaagaaagaaagtaaatattggAGGTATCTAAGGGAAAATACAGAAAAATCAAGGGTTAATGGCTGAGCTTGAAGCGAGGGAAAAGGAGGTTGCTTTGCTTTCCCCATATGAGAAGCCTTTTTGCTTTCGAGATGAATGTTAAAGATTTTAACCTGAAGCAAACTGCAGAGACCGAGAGAAGGAGAAAGGAAGCTGAGCTGATGGAAGCATCTCTTAAGGAACATAAGGcgagggagaatgagctcaAGTTGCTTAATGACACCATTAGAGAGAAATCAGCTGAactagagaagaaagaagtttgCTTACATATACCTAAACTGGATTTAACAAACACAAAcgagggagaatgagctcagGCTGCTTACATATACCTTGAAGcgagggagaatgagctcagGTTGCTCATGCATGTATACCTCCTAAACTGGatttaacaaaaccaaacaacttTGGTTAACAACTTTGAGTCGATATGATCACATGAATTCTCTTATGAAGTGGATTCCCTTGGACTAGGCTCAAGCAAATATACCTTAGCCTTGGAGTGCCCAACGTGAGAAGGATGAAATAGAAATTGCCTATTCATGTTACTGACTTCAATAGTGTCCATGTCAATCTGTAACACAAGGGAATCCTAACTGTTAGATGCAAAAATTGATCTATGTAGCTTCTTGATAGGTTGAATACAAAGAAGGGTGCTGCATTGGTTTAAACATGAAAGCCACTTGAGCATGGTGACCATGAGCATCCTTGCAACGAGCAGACAAAAGAACATGACCTCGCAGGTCCAACAACAAGATTCATATATTAGCTCGGAACCAAATAAATATAGGCTCAAATCTATGATTCTACTCACCTTAACATAAACATCACTGAACACAAATCAAGCAATATAGCTATAATTAAAcctaattatatatttgatgaatagaaaaatagagaagaataagaagaagaatttgcACATGCGCGAGCAAGTAATCAATTTTTAACTCATTTGAACCCTAAAATATATCTGAAAATTTGGAAGGTAAGGAAAAAATAACAGAGAGCACCTTTCCGGTGGCGCAACCGAAGCCGCCAAATTCAGAGCGGTCAGCATCGTATTGACGAGCTTCGCTCTCGGTGTCATAAGGGGAAGCTGAACTTCGGCTAGCATCAAGTAATTGGGTTCGTTCTCGGAAGTAGTCTTATATTTTGGGTgaatgatttataatttaatctGTATATGAATTAGAAAGGTTTTAAATTTAAGGTTAAGGGTTTTGGAGCTAAGAGCCTGTTATTGGAGAgttgatttctaaatccatatggaattgtaacttctaaaaatcaaaacacatggattttgaaataacatgttttatccttggatttgaattcttctattttacactttcaaatccatccatttaaaacataatgtggattttgaaatccaaaaacaaatcgttaaatgaataacatgggattttaataagtatttgtaaatcatagaaccaataacacataattttgataagtattttaaaatcaatggtTGAATAACACctgatttttgtttagttttccagatccattaaaatcatagaaccaataaccctcTTGGGTTTGGGGttaagttttgataaaaatataggatttggaaaactatagttttttggggttaagtttgggaaaattagtttttctttatatagCTATTAAAGCTTTGCTTTAtgtatatactagattaggccTGCGTATTAACGtggatataagaaaaatatttaaaatttgaagttgtatttaaaaaattaattttattttatttgattttttaaaaccggaTTTATAGTTCACACACTCCATCttgcaatacaattttttttttgtattttacatgataataaaattagattttaattctatgcactcaatcccaatgagttacatttataattttcatatcaagaaaaatgtgcattatatcaaatttctatcttacttaatattttaaaaaaactaaaaattaataaaacataattctcaaaaaaaaaaaaaactgaaaactatcTTTGTctcatattaaaaaaagtaacaacatcttaaatatatttatttcatattttgagATCTCATATGTAATAATTTTACTACTTatccaacaaattttaaataaatccaTACTAAcataatcaaaaattcaaagacattatcatgaaaaaattatttgtttatgtaaaggtgaatATCTAcaataattttacttttatgattaataattgacagtataatttatttaattatagtattatagtaattaattatataattttattaattcttttttttatagaattagtaatttaaaattagaatttgtattattttttatatacatatatgaactattgaaacgacccgacccgttttttctaaaataataaatataatataataaataaactacaactagtggtcccatacccactaggcACCTAAGCACAAttacaaccaacagcggaataacaataccaatatccaataaatataataattaatattcataacataaccaatatccaaataaccaagcatcagaaaacatggaaccagcaacctagcaatgtttctaatgactcaactctaacaacctagcaatgccagacaacatccaatcaagtccttagaacatcctcctcttcattgcatggattctacgatcacattttgcctttacctgcaccacaaacacacattgcaatgcatgagtaattaataaacactcagtaaggcaatcctccc encodes the following:
- the LOC104756953 gene encoding tetraketide alpha-pyrone reductase 2-like isoform X1, with the protein product MAEYLVTGGTSFIASHVIKALLESGHSVRTTVRDSYEEKVGFLWELKGAKERLKMFEADLTVEGSFDEAVNGVDGVFHIASRVSVATVGLDNNNMEKFDPDRSGIMNVMNFCAKSRNTVKRIVLTSSSTAIRYRFDATQVSPLKESHWSDLEYCKHLKIWYGYAKTLGEKEAWKMAAEKKLNLVVVIPTFCIGPILSPNPTSSPRIFLSIVKGARGSYPNFRGGFVHIDDVVAAQILAMEEPKASRRILCSSSMAHWSEIIEMLIIKYPLYPFETKCGSEEGRDMPHSLDTTKI
- the LOC104756953 gene encoding tetraketide alpha-pyrone reductase 2-like isoform X2 codes for the protein MAEYLVTGGTSFIASHVIKALLESGHSVRTTVRDSYEEKVGFLWELKGAKERLKMFEADLTVEGSFDEAVNGVDGVFHIASRVSVATVGLDNNNMSRNTVKRIVLTSSSTAIRYRFDATQVSPLKESHWSDLEYCKHLKIWYGYAKTLGEKEAWKMAAEKKLNLVVVIPTFCIGPILSPNPTSSPRIFLSIVKGARGSYPNFRGGFVHIDDVVAAQILAMEEPKASRRILCSSSMAHWSEIIEMLIIKYPLYPFETKCGSEEGRDMPHSLDTTKI
- the LOC104756955 gene encoding 3-ketoacyl-CoA synthase 5-like, with protein sequence MSDISSSVKLKYVKLGYQYLVNHFLTLLLIPFIATVAIELLRMGSQEIFTVLYSFHFEVLHILCSSFLIIFVSTVYFMSKPRTVYLVDYSCYKPPVTCRVPFSSFMEHSRLILKDNPKSVEFQMRILERSGLGEETCLPPAIHYLPPAPTMEAARNEAQMVIFTAMEDLFKKTGLKPKDIDILIVNCSLFSPTPSLSAMIINKYKLRSNIKSYNLSGMGCSAGLISVDVARDLLQVHPNSNAVIISTEIITPNYYKGNERAMLLPNCLFRMGGAAVLLSNRRSDRWRAKYKLCHLVRTHQGADDKAYYCVMEEEDKEGNVGINLSKDLMTIAGEALKANITTIGPLVLPASEQLLFLSSLIGRKIFNPKWKPYIPDFKQAFEHFCIHAGGRAVIDELQKSLQLSGEHVEASRMTLHRFGNTSSSSLWYELSYIEAQGRMKRSDRVWQIAFGSGFKCNSAVWKCIRTIKTPTDGPWSDCIERYPVFIPEVVKL
- the LOC104756953 gene encoding tetraketide alpha-pyrone reductase 2-like isoform X3, whose amino-acid sequence is MFEADLTVEGSFDEAVNGVDGVFHIASRVSVATVGLDNNNMEKFDPDRSGIMNVMNFCAKSRNTVKRIVLTSSSTAIRYRFDATQVSPLKESHWSDLEYCKHLKIWYGYAKTLGEKEAWKMAAEKKLNLVVVIPTFCIGPILSPNPTSSPRIFLSIVKGARGSYPNFRGGFVHIDDVVAAQILAMEEPKASRRILCSSSMAHWSEIIEMLIIKYPLYPFETKCGSEEGRDMPHSLDTTKI